Proteins encoded within one genomic window of Lysinibacillus sphaericus:
- a CDS encoding DUF4870 domain-containing protein: MENQKVLSAFSYLSVFIAPFVVPLVVYFVSKDSEVKRHSIRALISHLIPLVLGIIFFAISIFSSMSLNTFDPSSNGNTFIIIWFASFAIYLLVSLGIVIWNIVQAVRVIR, translated from the coding sequence ATGGAGAATCAAAAAGTTTTATCTGCGTTTAGTTATCTCAGTGTTTTTATTGCACCATTTGTCGTTCCATTAGTCGTTTACTTTGTTTCAAAAGATAGTGAAGTCAAAAGACATTCCATTCGAGCACTTATTTCTCACTTGATTCCGTTAGTCTTGGGTATCATTTTCTTTGCTATCTCTATATTTTCTTCAATGTCATTGAACACGTTTGATCCTTCTTCAAATGGGAATACATTCATTATCATTTGGTTTGCTTCATTTGCAATTTATTTACTCGTATCATTAGGTATTGTCATTTGGAATATTGTGCAAGCTGTACGAGTTATACGTTAA
- the thiT gene encoding energy-coupled thiamine transporter ThiT: MDKKRLLMLVEIAIFAAVGLVLDQVSFKVWAQGGSVSLVMIPIILMAFRWGLLSGLTTGLLIGVLQTMFGAYIVHWLQGLLDYGVAFTVVGLAAIVREPVLKAATALNKKKMALYIVMGTVLAGFLRYLAHTIAGAVFFAEYAGDQNAWIYSIIYNGTYMLPATILTAIVGVLLFTAAPQLMQRKL; encoded by the coding sequence ATGGACAAAAAAAGATTACTCATGCTGGTGGAGATTGCAATTTTTGCAGCGGTAGGGCTTGTGCTCGATCAAGTTTCTTTTAAAGTATGGGCACAAGGTGGCTCGGTAAGTTTAGTCATGATACCAATTATTTTAATGGCATTTCGTTGGGGTCTTTTGTCAGGGCTTACAACAGGTCTATTAATTGGTGTGCTACAAACAATGTTTGGTGCTTATATTGTGCATTGGCTTCAAGGATTACTAGATTATGGGGTAGCCTTTACTGTAGTAGGTTTAGCGGCAATCGTTCGTGAACCTGTATTAAAAGCCGCAACAGCACTCAACAAAAAGAAAATGGCTCTGTACATAGTGATGGGAACAGTGTTAGCTGGTTTTTTACGCTATCTTGCACACACGATTGCAGGTGCAGTATTCTTTGCGGAGTATGCGGGCGATCAAAATGCATGGATTTATTCAATTATTTATAATGGAACATATATGCTACCAGCAACTATTTTAACAGCTATTGTCGGTGTTCTATTATTTACAGCAGCGCCACAATTAATGCAACGAAAATTATAA
- the map gene encoding type I methionyl aminopeptidase, whose protein sequence is MIVKTQEEIEAFKKIGRICAEIREAMKAATKPGVTTLELDEIAGRMFAEAGAISGPKGEYDFPGYTCISVNEEVAHGIPGQRIIKEGDIVNIDVSGSLNGYFADTGISFVVGEGYEDKEKLCRVAKSAFDRAMTKVKAGSKLNQIGKAVEREAYANDLTVIMNLTGHGLGRSLHDEPNHILNYYDAWDSTIMKEGMVLAVEPFISAKAEHIVEAGDGWTFITPDKSLVAQIEHSIIVTKDKPIILTSLDEQ, encoded by the coding sequence ATGATTGTAAAAACCCAAGAAGAAATTGAAGCCTTTAAAAAAATTGGTCGCATTTGTGCGGAAATTCGTGAGGCGATGAAAGCAGCTACAAAACCTGGTGTGACAACACTTGAATTAGATGAAATTGCAGGACGCATGTTTGCTGAAGCAGGAGCTATTTCAGGTCCTAAGGGAGAGTATGATTTCCCAGGCTACACTTGTATTAGTGTCAATGAAGAAGTTGCCCATGGTATTCCAGGACAACGTATTATTAAAGAGGGAGATATTGTTAATATTGATGTATCTGGCTCTTTAAATGGTTACTTTGCAGATACAGGTATTTCTTTTGTAGTAGGCGAAGGTTATGAGGATAAAGAAAAACTTTGCCGCGTAGCAAAAAGCGCTTTTGATCGTGCAATGACAAAAGTAAAAGCTGGTTCGAAATTAAACCAAATTGGGAAAGCGGTAGAGCGTGAGGCTTATGCCAATGACTTAACAGTTATTATGAACTTAACGGGTCATGGATTAGGTCGTTCATTGCATGATGAACCAAACCACATTTTAAACTATTACGATGCGTGGGATTCAACAATTATGAAAGAAGGCATGGTGTTAGCTGTAGAGCCGTTTATTTCAGCAAAAGCAGAGCATATCGTTGAAGCTGGTGATGGCTGGACATTTATCACGCCTGATAAATCTTTAGTTGCCCAAATTGAGCATTCGATTATTGTAACAAAAGACAAACCAATCATTTTAACTTCATTAGATGAGCAATAA
- a CDS encoding polyphosphate kinase 2 family protein: protein MTQNLKNLDLSIELDKKMYKKKLKVLQYEMLNAQQFLLNNKIGLILVFEGMDAAGKGGAIKRLIERVDPRGYVVHPISAPQPHELRYNYLQRFWRKLPQHGQIAIFDRSWYGRVLVERIEGFANKEEWSRAYEEINNFEKILTAGDYIVIKFWLHVSDEEQLKRFNERAQDPYKSWKLTDEDWRNREKTPEYIAAANDMFEKTDKKNAPWVLVAGNDKKHARVQVLQETLAHIEREAQKRGLHLTNVLDKSQLEDAESSSMELLEIQSKEQVKNK from the coding sequence ATGACCCAAAATCTAAAAAATCTTGACCTATCGATTGAACTAGATAAAAAAATGTATAAAAAGAAATTAAAAGTACTCCAATATGAAATGTTAAATGCACAGCAATTTTTACTAAATAATAAAATCGGACTTATTCTAGTATTTGAAGGAATGGATGCTGCTGGTAAGGGAGGCGCCATTAAACGTCTTATTGAACGGGTAGACCCTAGGGGTTACGTTGTTCATCCAATTTCAGCACCACAGCCTCACGAATTACGCTATAACTACTTGCAACGTTTTTGGAGAAAATTACCGCAGCATGGTCAGATTGCCATTTTCGACCGCTCTTGGTATGGACGAGTGCTAGTAGAGCGTATCGAAGGATTTGCAAATAAGGAAGAATGGTCTCGCGCGTATGAGGAGATTAACAACTTTGAGAAGATTTTAACGGCTGGAGACTACATTGTTATAAAATTCTGGTTACATGTGTCAGACGAAGAGCAATTGAAGCGCTTTAATGAGCGTGCGCAAGATCCATATAAATCATGGAAGTTAACAGATGAGGACTGGAGAAATCGCGAAAAAACACCAGAATATATCGCAGCAGCGAATGATATGTTTGAAAAAACAGACAAGAAAAATGCGCCATGGGTTTTGGTAGCAGGAAACGATAAAAAACATGCACGTGTACAAGTGCTACAAGAAACGCTTGCACATATTGAACGCGAGGCGCAAAAGCGAGGTTTACATTTAACAAATGTTTTAGACAAGTCCCAATTAGAGGATGCAGAATCATCTAGTATGGAACTGTTAGAAATCCAATCAAAAGAACAAGTGAAAAATAAATAA
- a CDS encoding GNAT family N-acetyltransferase: MVLKIWNLLRKKGGNVVSIQGEKCYVRTFQEKDAQSLTGLVSRNKYFWSTYEPLQRPEYYTVDAQYKKIQESLYLMSSKREFTFGIYEQGTNNLIGHIALYAIKRLPYSSAFVGYAMDEIYIGKGIVTEAVELVVQFAFEQIGLHRVEAYVSTENNASIRVLEKSGFQREGLLRKLLYINGQWVDHYMYARLEPSS, translated from the coding sequence ATGGTGCTAAAAATTTGGAATTTATTAAGGAAAAAGGGTGGAAATGTGGTCTCGATTCAGGGGGAGAAATGCTACGTTCGCACATTCCAAGAAAAAGATGCACAAAGTTTAACGGGTCTTGTAAGTCGAAACAAATATTTTTGGTCTACATATGAACCGTTACAGCGACCTGAATACTATACAGTTGATGCACAGTATAAAAAAATTCAAGAAAGTTTATATTTAATGAGCTCAAAGAGAGAATTTACTTTCGGCATATATGAGCAAGGTACAAATAATTTAATAGGTCACATCGCGTTGTATGCTATCAAACGTTTACCGTATTCAAGTGCCTTTGTTGGCTATGCGATGGATGAAATCTATATAGGAAAAGGAATTGTAACAGAAGCAGTAGAATTGGTTGTACAATTTGCCTTTGAACAAATAGGGCTACATCGTGTGGAGGCGTATGTATCGACTGAAAATAACGCTTCGATTCGGGTGTTGGAGAAATCAGGATTTCAACGAGAAGGCTTATTAAGAAAATTATTGTATATCAATGGACAATGGGTAGATCATTATATGTATGCTCGCCTAGAGCCATCATCATGA
- a CDS encoding class I SAM-dependent methyltransferase, whose product MYTYHSISAEVYNLDKPIGTSFGDVEYYSDRLQHVKGKILEPAVGTGRILIPLLEQGFAIEGFDLSEEMLDYCRGNLKKAQKEATIYQANMETFQSDQLYEAIIIPTGTFLLITDDEKAMTSLSNFYHHLEPNGRLIVDIFLQPDFHEGSSQYRTFTNKQDELITLQITQSAINYIEQTTTTHHRYDKWKEGKCIESEFEIFTLKWYGIQEFKRLLMQIGFKDIVISSDYCYKQYPTDRNQTITFEAVK is encoded by the coding sequence ATGTATACTTATCATTCGATTTCAGCAGAAGTTTATAACCTAGATAAACCAATCGGCACATCATTCGGTGATGTCGAATATTATAGCGACAGACTTCAGCATGTCAAAGGAAAAATATTAGAACCAGCTGTTGGAACAGGACGTATTTTAATTCCTTTACTTGAACAAGGTTTTGCTATTGAAGGCTTTGATTTATCCGAGGAAATGTTAGACTACTGTCGAGGCAATCTAAAAAAGGCACAGAAAGAAGCAACTATTTATCAAGCAAATATGGAGACATTCCAATCAGATCAACTTTATGAAGCAATCATTATCCCTACTGGAACATTTTTATTAATTACTGATGATGAAAAAGCTATGACTAGTCTATCTAATTTTTATCATCATTTAGAACCAAATGGAAGATTGATAGTCGATATATTTTTGCAACCAGATTTTCATGAAGGTAGCTCTCAATATCGAACGTTTACAAATAAGCAAGATGAATTGATTACATTGCAAATAACACAATCTGCAATCAATTATATTGAACAAACGACAACTACCCACCATCGTTATGATAAATGGAAAGAAGGCAAATGTATCGAAAGCGAATTTGAAATTTTTACCTTAAAATGGTATGGAATTCAAGAATTTAAAAGGCTTTTAATGCAAATTGGCTTTAAAGATATCGTTATTTCATCGGATTATTGTTATAAGCAATATCCTACAGACCGAAATCAAACCATCACCTTTGAAGCTGTTAAATGA
- a CDS encoding beta-class carbonic anhydrase: protein MTMLKDILQFNEDFVQEKKYEPFITTKYPDKRIVVLSCMDTRLVELLPKAMNLRNGDVKIVKSAGALVSHPFGAVMRSLLVAVYGLQADEVYVVGHYDCGMSAVDPDAMLNQMVDRGIKEETIKMMEYSGIDLKDFLRGFGDVATSVKKSVDTIRNHPLMVDSVPVHGLVIDPNTGRLDLIDDGSK, encoded by the coding sequence ATGACAATGTTAAAAGATATTTTACAGTTTAATGAAGATTTCGTTCAAGAAAAAAAATATGAGCCTTTTATTACAACGAAGTACCCAGATAAGCGCATCGTTGTCTTATCTTGTATGGACACTCGCCTTGTAGAGCTATTACCTAAAGCGATGAACTTAAGAAACGGCGATGTAAAAATTGTAAAAAGTGCTGGTGCTTTAGTAAGTCACCCATTCGGTGCAGTAATGCGTAGTTTACTCGTTGCGGTTTATGGACTGCAAGCTGATGAGGTGTATGTAGTTGGGCATTATGACTGTGGTATGAGCGCAGTTGATCCAGATGCAATGCTTAACCAAATGGTAGACCGAGGTATTAAAGAAGAAACCATTAAGATGATGGAGTACTCTGGTATTGATTTAAAAGATTTCTTACGCGGTTTCGGTGATGTCGCGACTAGCGTGAAGAAAAGTGTCGATACAATTCGTAATCACCCGTTAATGGTTGATAGTGTGCCTGTTCACGGTTTAGTTATTGATCCAAATACTGGTCGCCTTGATTTAATTGACGACGGTAGTAAATAA
- a CDS encoding aminopeptidase yields MLLSFDTKLLRYAELAVKIGVNIQKNQFLYVSCSTDNLKLAEIITKIAYENGAKQVFVDLSDDRLVRTRYEKAPKDSFDFYPPWKIQEREWLAEQGAAFLSIVSQSPDLLKDIDHEKIMTFQKASGQALANYYTMMRADKFSWTVIAAPSKQWAAKVFPQLPEEQQVEALWEAIFAATRTDQDEPVNAWKTHNEQLHNKADYLNKKQFKFLRYQAPGTDLTIELPKKHIWTGGSSVNIYGNAFMANMPTEEVFTAPLKTGVNGFVSSTKPLSYSGNIIDQFTLTFKDGRIVDIQAQQGQDILASLVATDEGAQYLGEIALVPHQSPISQSGLLFYNTLFDENASNHLAIGNAYSFCIEGGKEMSAKELLSHGLNQSLTHVDFMIGCANMDIDGIAVDGQIEPIFRNGNWAF; encoded by the coding sequence TTGTTATTATCATTTGACACAAAATTACTAAGATATGCCGAATTAGCCGTGAAAATAGGAGTAAATATCCAGAAAAATCAATTCCTTTATGTGAGTTGTTCGACCGATAACTTAAAATTAGCTGAAATAATTACTAAAATTGCTTATGAAAATGGTGCAAAACAGGTTTTTGTTGATTTATCAGATGATCGACTTGTGCGCACACGTTATGAAAAAGCTCCAAAAGACTCATTTGATTTTTATCCTCCATGGAAAATTCAAGAGCGTGAATGGCTTGCAGAACAAGGTGCTGCCTTTTTAAGCATCGTTTCACAAAGCCCAGACCTTTTAAAGGATATCGATCATGAAAAAATTATGACTTTCCAAAAAGCCTCAGGTCAAGCACTCGCTAACTACTATACTATGATGCGAGCAGATAAATTTAGCTGGACAGTTATTGCTGCTCCTTCTAAACAATGGGCAGCCAAAGTATTCCCTCAACTACCAGAAGAACAGCAAGTAGAAGCATTATGGGAAGCGATCTTTGCTGCTACACGCACAGATCAAGATGAACCGGTTAATGCTTGGAAAACTCACAACGAACAGTTACATAACAAAGCCGACTATCTAAATAAGAAACAATTCAAGTTCTTGCGCTATCAAGCTCCGGGAACAGATTTAACGATTGAGTTACCAAAGAAGCATATTTGGACAGGTGGCAGTAGTGTCAATATATATGGCAATGCATTTATGGCAAATATGCCAACAGAAGAAGTTTTTACAGCCCCACTCAAAACAGGTGTCAATGGCTTTGTCTCAAGTACAAAACCTTTAAGCTATAGTGGAAATATTATCGATCAGTTTACATTAACATTTAAAGATGGTCGTATTGTCGATATACAAGCACAGCAAGGACAAGATATATTAGCATCCCTTGTTGCAACAGACGAAGGTGCACAGTATCTTGGGGAAATAGCACTTGTTCCCCACCAATCGCCTATCTCACAATCCGGATTATTATTTTACAATACATTATTCGATGAAAATGCCTCTAATCATTTAGCTATAGGTAATGCCTATTCCTTTTGTATAGAAGGTGGTAAAGAAATGTCAGCAAAAGAATTGCTGTCTCACGGTCTAAATCAAAGTTTAACGCATGTTGACTTTATGATTGGCTGTGCTAATATGGATATTGACGGCATTGCTGTTGATGGTCAAATCGAACCAATTTTCCGCAATGGCAACTGGGCCTTTTAA